From the Desulfovibrio sp. JY genome, one window contains:
- a CDS encoding cation-translocating P-type ATPase has translation MIGRFSSLGAYKGLFTLREFYRCMAGGGLALAAFVVGQAGGPLWLAVLLGLASVAINGLPIVIEAARGLYERRINVDELVSLAIVATLIQGEVLAAAVISCIMTLGSLIEEAVSDGARRSIEGLAALSPQEAVLVTDDGAERTVSVADIRLGDIVLVRPGERIPVDAVIESGTTAVDESALTGESLPRERRPGEAILAGTLNYTGRITARAVKVGEDTTFGKVVKLVVAAEAGKPRAARIVDRYARWFTPLVLLAAGLAWLFSGQLDRAVAVLVAGCPCALLMAAPTATVAAVGRAARRGILIKGGQFLEEAGRADVVLFDKTGTLTLGRPAVTEVASAEGESATEVIGCAACLERESSHPLAAAICDEARRLGLEPAAPESMSAAVGLGLRGRVAGKAVEVGSPEMAGGAETLPPPLRECLAAIRERGATGLVVRRDGEAIGVIGVADATKGMAARAVAALRELGIKTIGILSGDHEKAVAALAGRVGVTDVWAGLAPGDKLDILSRFQERGGRVLFVGDGVNDAPALARANVGVAMGAVGSDVALETADVALADDDIAKLPFLIHLGRRMTRLIGVNIGLGLLFNSVAILGGAYGYLSPVAAAIFHNVGSVVVVLSSASLALTREPDLFAGKEA, from the coding sequence ATGATCGGACGCTTTTCCAGCCTCGGGGCGTACAAGGGGCTTTTCACGCTGCGGGAATTTTACCGGTGCATGGCCGGCGGCGGGCTGGCCCTGGCCGCTTTCGTCGTCGGACAGGCGGGAGGGCCGCTGTGGCTGGCCGTGCTGCTGGGATTGGCTTCGGTGGCGATCAACGGCTTGCCCATCGTCATCGAGGCGGCCAGGGGGCTTTACGAGCGCCGGATCAACGTGGACGAGCTGGTGAGTCTCGCCATCGTGGCCACGCTTATCCAGGGCGAGGTGCTGGCCGCCGCGGTCATAAGTTGCATCATGACCCTCGGGTCGCTGATCGAAGAGGCGGTCAGCGACGGAGCCCGGCGGTCCATCGAAGGGCTCGCCGCGCTTTCGCCCCAGGAAGCGGTACTGGTGACCGACGACGGGGCCGAACGCACGGTGTCCGTAGCCGATATCCGCCTGGGCGACATCGTGCTCGTACGCCCGGGCGAGCGCATCCCGGTCGACGCAGTCATCGAGTCCGGGACGACGGCCGTGGACGAGTCGGCGCTGACCGGCGAATCGCTCCCCCGCGAGCGCCGTCCCGGCGAGGCCATCCTGGCCGGCACGCTCAACTACACCGGCCGTATCACGGCCCGGGCCGTCAAGGTGGGCGAGGACACCACCTTCGGCAAGGTGGTGAAGCTCGTGGTCGCGGCCGAGGCCGGCAAGCCCCGGGCGGCGCGCATCGTCGACCGCTATGCCCGCTGGTTCACGCCGCTGGTGCTTTTGGCGGCGGGGCTAGCCTGGCTTTTTTCCGGCCAGCTGGACCGGGCCGTGGCCGTGCTGGTGGCCGGCTGTCCCTGCGCGCTTCTCATGGCCGCACCTACGGCCACGGTCGCGGCCGTCGGCCGGGCGGCCCGGCGCGGCATCCTCATCAAGGGCGGGCAGTTCCTGGAAGAAGCGGGCCGGGCCGATGTGGTCCTTTTCGACAAGACCGGCACCCTGACACTCGGCCGGCCGGCCGTGACCGAGGTCGCTTCGGCCGAGGGGGAATCGGCGACGGAGGTCATCGGCTGCGCCGCCTGCCTGGAGCGGGAAAGCTCCCATCCGCTGGCCGCAGCCATTTGTGACGAGGCCCGGCGTTTGGGCCTTGAGCCGGCCGCGCCCGAGTCCATGTCCGCCGCCGTCGGCCTGGGGCTTCGCGGCAGGGTGGCCGGCAAGGCCGTGGAAGTGGGCAGCCCGGAGATGGCCGGCGGCGCGGAAACGCTCCCGCCACCGCTGCGGGAATGTCTGGCGGCCATTCGGGAGCGGGGGGCAACGGGGCTGGTGGTGCGCCGGGACGGCGAGGCCATCGGCGTCATCGGCGTGGCCGACGCGACCAAGGGCATGGCCGCCCGTGCTGTGGCGGCGCTGCGCGAACTCGGCATCAAAACCATCGGCATCCTGTCCGGGGACCACGAGAAGGCCGTGGCCGCGCTGGCCGGCCGGGTCGGCGTCACCGATGTGTGGGCGGGCCTTGCCCCGGGAGACAAACTCGATATCCTGTCCCGGTTTCAGGAGCGGGGCGGTCGGGTGCTTTTTGTCGGCGACGGGGTCAACGACGCCCCGGCGCTCGCCCGGGCCAACGTGGGCGTGGCCATGGGCGCGGTGGGCTCGGACGTGGCCCTGGAGACGGCCGACGTGGCGCTAGCCGACGACGACATCGCCAAACTGCCGTTTCTCATCCATCTGGGCCGGCGCATGACACGGCTTATCGGCGTCAACATCGGCCTGGGGCTCCTCTTCAACTCCGTGGCCATCCTGGGCGGGGCCTACGGCTACCTGTCGCCGGTCGCGGCCGCGATTTTCCATAACGTGGGGTCGGTGGTGGTGGTGCTGTCCTCGGCCAGCCTCGCCCTCACCAGGGAGCCGGACCTTTTTGCCGGCAAGGAGGCCTGA
- a CDS encoding MarR family transcriptional regulator — MEHEKLTRLLIAFYEKFSSWEHGVVKESGLTLPQMHTLEILGADGDLRMTELAARMGVTTGSLTVLVDRLERGGFVARRPHETDRRSIRVGLTPEGERLFTEHHALHAKLTSEILCDLSPEEADQFAGMLERITACL; from the coding sequence ATGGAGCATGAAAAGCTCACCCGATTGCTCATTGCCTTTTACGAGAAGTTTTCGTCCTGGGAGCATGGGGTGGTCAAGGAAAGCGGGCTGACGTTGCCCCAGATGCACACCTTGGAGATTCTCGGGGCCGACGGCGACCTGCGCATGACCGAGCTTGCCGCCAGGATGGGGGTGACGACCGGGTCGCTGACGGTGTTGGTGGACAGGCTGGAGCGGGGCGGATTCGTGGCCCGCCGGCCCCACGAGACGGACCGGCGTTCCATCCGTGTGGGGCTGACTCCCGAGGGCGAGCGGCTTTTCACCGAGCATCATGCGCTGCACGCGAAGCTGACGAGCGAAATCCTGTGCGACCTCTCGCCCGAAGAGGCGGACCAGTTCGCCGGCATGCTGGAGCGAATTACGGCTTGCCTGTGA
- a CDS encoding type II toxin-antitoxin system HicB family antitoxin, whose amino-acid sequence MDFHGYPFTLTPLTEEDGGGWLIVFSDFPGAVMSDGETPEEALLNGRDALESVIAVYQEDGRELPEPGSGGPVSGKFNLRTPKSLHAKLARQAEAEGVSMNTLAVSLLAEGLGRKESSGR is encoded by the coding sequence ATGGATTTTCACGGCTATCCCTTCACCCTCACGCCGCTCACCGAAGAAGATGGCGGCGGTTGGCTGATTGTTTTCTCGGATTTTCCAGGGGCCGTCATGTCCGACGGCGAAACGCCTGAGGAGGCCCTCCTGAACGGACGCGATGCGCTTGAGAGCGTCATTGCCGTCTACCAGGAGGACGGCCGCGAACTTCCGGAGCCCGGCAGCGGCGGCCCGGTCTCGGGCAAGTTCAACCTGCGCACACCCAAAAGCCTGCACGCCAAACTGGCCCGGCAGGCCGAGGCCGAAGGCGTCAGCATGAACACGCTTGCCGTGTCCCTGCTCGCCGAGGGCCTCGGCCGCAAGGAATCCTCCGGCCGATAA
- a CDS encoding type II toxin-antitoxin system HicA family toxin — translation MGNADKILARMRANPRDWRIEDMETLARRFGLTIRRRGGSHVVFSFPGMPGEASVPAHRPIKPIYIKRFVALLDAATTQGGAS, via the coding sequence ATGGGCAACGCGGACAAAATACTGGCCCGGATGCGCGCCAATCCTCGCGACTGGCGCATTGAGGACATGGAAACCCTGGCGCGGCGGTTCGGACTGACTATCCGCCGACGCGGTGGTAGCCACGTCGTCTTCTCCTTTCCGGGAATGCCCGGCGAAGCTTCCGTGCCTGCCCACCGACCGATCAAACCGATCTATATCAAACGGTTTGTGGCGCTCCTCGATGCAGCGACAACGCAGGGAGGTGCTTCCTGA
- a CDS encoding AMP-binding protein — translation MTFVPPPLHEPPLFDLTLGELLHQTAAKYPDQEAVVYVDRDYRLTWRQFDELTDELAKGLIALGIEKGEKVALWATNVPFWVALMFATAKMGAVLLTVNTAYKRNELKYLMTNSEAENIFITNGFRDSDYIEILYGLAPELRTMQRGAVKSETFPHLKRVCFLGVEKHRGMYSIPEILGLARTVTDEDLRARQATFTCHDVVNMQYTSGTTGFPKGVMLSHHNIVNNGYSIGQRQRFTHNDKLCVQVPLFHCFGCVLGVMACVNHGTTMVFTEVFNPVHSMMSIEQEKCTAIYGVPTMFIAILEHKLFPKFDFSSLRTGIMAGSVCPTQTMRQVTEKMYMKEITSVYGLTESSPGMTQTDVTDPYHYRVEGVGRAFPHVEVKVADPETGVEMERGKQGELCCRGYNAMKGYYNNPEATAKCIDKDGWLHSGDLGVMDEFGYVAITGRIKDMIIRGGENIYPREIEEFLYTMPGIADVQVAGVPSRKYGEEVGAYIILRKDVAMEPEEVRDFCRGQIAWHKIPKYIAFVKEFPLTTSGKVQKYKLRELGAKLFPEAMR, via the coding sequence ATGACCTTTGTGCCTCCTCCACTGCACGAGCCGCCGCTTTTCGACCTGACGCTCGGCGAGCTGCTCCACCAGACGGCCGCCAAATACCCGGATCAGGAAGCCGTGGTCTACGTGGACCGGGACTACCGGCTGACCTGGCGACAGTTCGACGAATTGACCGACGAGCTGGCCAAGGGGCTTATCGCGCTTGGCATCGAAAAGGGTGAGAAAGTTGCGCTCTGGGCCACCAACGTGCCCTTCTGGGTGGCGCTCATGTTCGCCACGGCCAAGATGGGGGCCGTGCTGCTCACGGTCAACACCGCCTACAAGCGCAACGAGCTCAAGTACCTGATGACCAACTCCGAAGCGGAAAACATCTTCATCACCAATGGGTTCCGCGACTCGGACTACATCGAGATCCTCTACGGCCTGGCCCCGGAACTGCGCACCATGCAGCGCGGGGCCGTTAAAAGCGAGACCTTCCCGCACCTGAAGCGCGTCTGCTTCCTGGGCGTGGAAAAGCACCGGGGCATGTACTCCATCCCCGAGATCCTGGGCCTGGCCCGCACCGTCACCGACGAGGACCTGCGTGCCCGGCAGGCCACCTTCACCTGCCACGATGTGGTGAACATGCAGTACACCTCGGGAACCACCGGTTTTCCCAAGGGCGTCATGCTGAGCCACCACAACATCGTCAACAACGGCTACTCCATCGGCCAGCGACAGCGCTTCACGCACAATGACAAACTGTGCGTCCAGGTGCCGCTGTTCCACTGCTTCGGCTGCGTGCTCGGGGTCATGGCCTGCGTCAACCACGGCACCACCATGGTTTTTACCGAGGTCTTCAACCCGGTGCATTCCATGATGAGCATCGAACAGGAAAAGTGCACGGCCATCTACGGCGTGCCCACCATGTTCATCGCCATCCTGGAGCACAAGCTCTTCCCGAAATTCGACTTCTCGTCGTTGCGCACCGGCATCATGGCCGGCTCGGTCTGTCCCACCCAGACCATGCGGCAGGTGACCGAGAAGATGTACATGAAGGAAATCACGAGCGTGTACGGGCTGACCGAAAGTTCGCCCGGCATGACCCAGACCGACGTCACCGACCCCTACCATTACCGGGTCGAGGGCGTGGGCCGGGCCTTCCCCCACGTCGAAGTCAAGGTGGCCGACCCGGAAACGGGTGTGGAAATGGAGCGCGGCAAGCAGGGCGAACTGTGCTGTCGCGGCTACAACGCCATGAAGGGCTACTACAACAACCCCGAAGCCACGGCCAAATGCATCGACAAGGACGGCTGGCTGCATTCCGGCGACCTTGGCGTCATGGACGAGTTCGGCTACGTGGCCATCACCGGCCGCATCAAGGACATGATCATCCGGGGCGGCGAAAACATCTATCCCCGCGAAATCGAGGAGTTCCTCTACACCATGCCCGGCATCGCCGACGTCCAGGTGGCCGGCGTCCCCAGCCGCAAGTACGGCGAGGAAGTGGGCGCCTACATCATCCTTCGAAAGGACGTCGCCATGGAGCCCGAGGAAGTGCGCGACTTCTGCCGGGGCCAGATCGCCTGGCACAAGATTCCGAAATACATCGCCTTCGTGAAGGAATTCCCCCTGACCACCAGCGGCAAGGTGCAGAAATACAAGCTGCGCGAGCTGGGGGCCAAGCTGTTCCCCGAAGCGATGCGGTAG
- a CDS encoding XRE family transcriptional regulator: MSDKKLGDRIRTYREGQELSREELSRRTGLSVDFLTALEEEDVTPSIGPLLKIALALGQRLGTFMDDAVDGDVCLTCRVDRAEDDAVLRKARGKRAAFRYHSMGRGKTDRHMEPFFIEVYPDEDAAAEKPLSSHEGEEFIVVVTGELEVILGNERHVLAPGDSIYYNSVVPHYVGCGNAERTDIYAVLYIPQ; encoded by the coding sequence ATGAGCGACAAAAAGCTTGGTGATCGCATTCGCACGTACCGCGAGGGCCAGGAGCTTTCCCGCGAGGAACTTTCCCGGCGCACGGGCCTTTCCGTGGATTTCCTGACCGCCCTGGAAGAAGAAGACGTAACTCCCTCGATCGGCCCCCTACTCAAGATAGCCCTGGCCCTGGGCCAGCGCCTGGGCACCTTCATGGACGACGCCGTGGACGGCGATGTGTGCCTGACCTGCCGGGTTGACAGAGCCGAGGACGACGCCGTGCTCAGAAAGGCCCGGGGCAAACGCGCCGCCTTCCGCTACCATTCCATGGGCCGGGGCAAGACCGATCGCCACATGGAGCCCTTTTTCATCGAGGTCTACCCCGACGAGGACGCCGCGGCCGAAAAACCGCTGTCCTCCCACGAGGGCGAGGAATTCATCGTGGTCGTTACCGGCGAGCTGGAAGTGATCCTGGGCAACGAGCGCCATGTCCTCGCCCCCGGCGACTCCATCTATTACAACTCGGTGGTGCCCCACTATGTCGGCTGCGGCAACGCGGAAAGAACCGACATCTACGCCGTGCTGTACATCCCGCAATAA
- a CDS encoding cupin domain-containing protein encodes MSKEIGPVREIAMRLRGIREVTGFTMEQLAEATGVSADQVLLYETGEEEIPVSYLYEVAKAAGVDLTALLTGGEAHLHAYSLVRDGNGLSVDRRKAYKYQSLAYRFHKPLMEPFLVTVPPKAESEMEFNRHLGEEFIYMLRGRMEVRLGDEVLTLEPHDSLYISSRTPHAMRGLDDTEAEFLDVII; translated from the coding sequence ATGAGCAAGGAAATCGGACCCGTGCGGGAAATCGCCATGCGGCTGCGCGGCATCCGCGAAGTGACGGGTTTCACCATGGAGCAACTGGCCGAGGCCACGGGCGTTTCGGCGGACCAGGTGCTGCTGTACGAGACCGGGGAAGAAGAAATTCCGGTCAGCTACCTTTACGAAGTGGCCAAGGCGGCCGGCGTCGACCTTACGGCGCTCTTGACCGGCGGCGAGGCCCACCTGCACGCCTATTCCCTGGTGCGCGACGGCAACGGCCTGTCCGTGGACCGGCGCAAGGCCTATAAGTACCAGTCCCTGGCCTACCGGTTCCACAAGCCGCTCATGGAGCCGTTTCTGGTCACGGTGCCGCCCAAGGCCGAGTCGGAGATGGAATTCAACCGGCACCTGGGCGAGGAATTCATCTACATGCTGCGCGGCCGCATGGAAGTGCGCCTCGGCGACGAGGTGCTTACCCTCGAACCCCATGATTCCCTGTATATTTCCTCGCGCACGCCCCATGCCATGCGGGGACTCGACGACACGGAAGCCGAATTCCTCGACGTGATTATCTAG
- a CDS encoding AMP-binding protein — protein MPVAKLRPKTYRELLETVSVSVPENYNFAFDFLDTEAAADPTRPAMIHIDKEGNRRDFDLAFFSKESARLANAFKDAGLKKGDRVMVILYRRLEWWVTMLALHKLGAVPVPSPNLLTPHDIDFRVNYAGIKALIAEDSVVSRVEDARPTCPTLSVLIHVGEAPMPAGWLDYETIRAAASDVFPRTPDAPGGKDTLLIFFSSGTTGMPKMVEHTHAYALGHMPTGVYWHNLEPGDIHLTVADTGWGKAVWGKFYGQWMAGATIFVWDFRGKFHPAELLEIMSKHKVTTFCAPPTVYRFLIREDLKKYDLSALRYCTTAGELLNDGVFRAWKEITGLPIYEGYGQTETCLQIATFPCMEPKPGSIGRPAPGWNVTLLDEEGHTCPTGVEGEICIGLEDDKNVGLFAGYLLEPAKTASVVVNGYYHTGDKAWMDEDGYYWFLGRTDDLIKSSGYRIGPFEVESALITHPAVVEAAVTGVPDPVRGQAVKATVVLASGFDPSDELAKELQNHVKKETAPYKYPRVIDFVDELPKTISGKIKRAEIRARDANREI, from the coding sequence ATGCCTGTCGCCAAACTGCGACCCAAAACGTATCGTGAACTGCTGGAGACCGTGTCCGTCTCCGTGCCCGAAAACTATAATTTCGCCTTCGACTTCCTCGACACCGAGGCCGCCGCGGACCCGACCCGCCCGGCCATGATCCATATCGACAAGGAGGGCAACCGCCGGGATTTCGACCTGGCCTTTTTCAGCAAGGAATCTGCCCGGCTGGCCAACGCCTTCAAGGACGCGGGGCTCAAGAAGGGCGACCGCGTCATGGTCATCCTCTACCGCCGGCTGGAGTGGTGGGTGACCATGCTGGCGCTGCACAAGCTCGGGGCCGTGCCCGTGCCCTCGCCCAACCTGCTTACCCCCCACGACATCGATTTCCGGGTCAATTATGCCGGCATCAAGGCCCTCATCGCCGAGGATTCGGTCGTCTCCCGGGTGGAGGACGCCCGGCCGACCTGCCCGACGCTTTCCGTCCTCATCCATGTGGGCGAGGCCCCCATGCCGGCGGGCTGGCTCGACTACGAAACCATCCGCGCCGCCGCTTCGGACGTTTTTCCCCGGACCCCCGACGCCCCCGGCGGCAAGGACACGCTGCTCATCTTCTTCTCCTCCGGCACTACCGGCATGCCCAAGATGGTGGAGCACACCCACGCCTACGCCCTGGGCCACATGCCCACCGGCGTCTACTGGCACAACCTGGAGCCCGGCGACATCCACCTCACCGTGGCCGACACCGGCTGGGGCAAGGCCGTGTGGGGCAAGTTCTACGGCCAGTGGATGGCCGGGGCCACGATCTTTGTCTGGGACTTCCGAGGCAAGTTCCATCCGGCGGAGTTGCTCGAGATCATGAGCAAGCACAAGGTCACGACCTTTTGCGCCCCGCCCACGGTCTACCGCTTTCTCATCCGCGAGGACCTGAAGAAATACGACCTGTCGGCGCTTCGCTACTGCACCACCGCCGGCGAGCTGTTAAACGACGGCGTGTTTCGGGCCTGGAAGGAGATCACGGGGCTGCCCATCTACGAAGGCTACGGCCAGACCGAAACCTGTCTGCAAATCGCCACATTTCCCTGCATGGAGCCCAAGCCCGGTTCCATCGGCCGGCCGGCCCCGGGCTGGAACGTGACGCTCCTTGACGAGGAGGGGCACACCTGCCCGACGGGCGTGGAAGGCGAAATCTGCATCGGGCTCGAGGACGACAAGAACGTCGGGCTCTTCGCCGGCTACCTGCTCGAGCCGGCAAAGACCGCCTCGGTCGTGGTCAACGGCTACTACCACACGGGCGACAAGGCCTGGATGGACGAGGACGGCTACTACTGGTTCCTCGGCCGCACCGACGACCTCATCAAGTCGAGCGGCTACCGCATCGGACCGTTCGAGGTGGAAAGCGCGCTCATCACACATCCGGCCGTGGTCGAGGCGGCGGTGACCGGCGTGCCCGATCCCGTGCGCGGCCAGGCGGTCAAGGCCACGGTGGTTTTGGCTTCCGGGTTCGACCCGTCCGACGAGCTGGCCAAGGAGTTGCAAAACCACGTCAAGAAGGAGACCGCGCCCTACAAGTATCCGCGTGTCATCGACTTCGTGGACGAACTGCCCAAGACCATCAGCGGCAAGATCAAACGAGCCGAGATCCGCGCCCGCGACGCGAATAGGGAGATATAA
- a CDS encoding nicotinate phosphoribosyltransferase: MYTLPESPQPYADKYFLRSRQILEAEGLNPIATMQVFFRDGPGKFAGIDEAVAVFRAFSPLADHGGEILALPEGADFSPLEPVMHITGPLLDFIELETLYLGIVSAATSLACGLPEPTTREVAAKAAAIRELLPDTPLMYFGARHWHWSREEAFCQAAVSAGFDSCATDAGARAAGLSQGVGTIPHALVLAFASRVGREHATREATIAFDRHIERSCPRIALVDTFNHEVDDSLDTAKALDGRLDGVRLDTAGECLGQGGVAFDGRTYQTGPGVTVASALAVRRALDAAGHDKVDIVLSSGFGNLEKVAAFAAARREHPRLFASLGIGGLFKSYAATADIVRVGGADLAKTGRAFHVNPRLMKVL; this comes from the coding sequence ATGTACACGCTGCCCGAAAGCCCGCAGCCCTATGCGGACAAATACTTCCTTCGATCCCGGCAGATCCTGGAGGCCGAAGGCCTCAATCCCATCGCGACCATGCAGGTGTTTTTCCGGGACGGACCGGGAAAGTTCGCCGGCATAGACGAAGCCGTGGCCGTGTTCCGGGCCTTTTCGCCCCTGGCCGACCATGGCGGGGAAATCCTCGCCCTGCCCGAGGGCGCGGATTTTTCGCCCCTCGAGCCGGTCATGCACATTACCGGGCCACTTCTGGATTTCATCGAGCTGGAAACGCTCTATCTCGGCATCGTCAGCGCCGCCACGTCGCTTGCCTGCGGCCTGCCCGAGCCCACGACGCGGGAGGTCGCGGCCAAGGCCGCCGCCATCCGCGAACTGCTGCCGGACACGCCGCTGATGTATTTTGGCGCGCGCCACTGGCACTGGTCGCGGGAGGAAGCGTTTTGCCAGGCCGCCGTCAGCGCGGGCTTCGATTCCTGCGCCACGGACGCCGGAGCCAGGGCCGCCGGACTGTCCCAGGGCGTCGGCACCATTCCCCACGCGCTCGTCCTGGCCTTTGCTTCCCGCGTCGGCCGGGAGCACGCCACGCGCGAGGCCACCATCGCCTTCGACCGGCACATCGAACGCTCCTGTCCCCGCATCGCCCTGGTCGACACCTTCAACCACGAGGTCGACGATTCCCTGGACACGGCCAAAGCCCTTGACGGACGCCTCGACGGCGTGCGCCTGGACACGGCCGGGGAATGCCTCGGGCAGGGAGGCGTCGCCTTCGACGGGCGCACCTATCAGACCGGTCCCGGCGTCACCGTGGCCAGCGCCCTGGCCGTGCGCCGGGCGCTCGACGCGGCCGGACATGACAAGGTGGATATCGTGCTTTCGAGCGGTTTCGGAAACCTGGAGAAGGTGGCGGCCTTCGCGGCGGCCCGACGCGAACACCCAAGGCTCTTCGCATCGCTCGGCATCGGCGGGCTGTTCAAATCCTACGCCGCCACGGCCGACATCGTGCGCGTCGGCGGGGCCGACCTGGCCAAGACCGGCCGGGCCTTCCATGTCAATCCGCGCTTAATGAAAGTGCTTTAA
- a CDS encoding Y-family DNA polymerase — MPTVFALVDCNNFYASCERVFAPSLQGKPIVVLSNNDGCVISRSAEAKAAGVPMGAPAFKCRDLFARRGVTVFSSNYALYGDMSARVMSVLTRMAPSLEIYSIDEAFLDLTGLPGDASDHARRIKETVGRWTGIPVSVGIGPTKTLAKLANRMAKMRPECGGVFDFSAWPDPAPLLESVPVAEVWGIGRRHGEKLAKFGVVNAQQFRDLPQVFVRRHMTVQGVHTQLELRGFSCIDLEKAPPPPRTLMSSRSFGEAVTTLEPLSEAVASYVARAAARLRARRLVAGGIEVYVRTYADASGRPPSSDIAAAAPKSPTAHTATLIALAQAALSGIFRPGQRYKKAGVILTGLERESGRQLSLLDPEPANAARDARLMATLDAINAKWGRDTLRCAAQGAAATGQSWAMRQNMRSPRYTTVWAELPVVTAG; from the coding sequence ATGCCCACGGTTTTCGCCCTGGTCGACTGCAACAACTTCTACGCCTCCTGCGAGCGGGTCTTCGCGCCGTCGCTTCAGGGCAAACCCATTGTGGTGCTTTCCAACAACGACGGCTGCGTCATCTCCCGCTCGGCCGAAGCCAAGGCGGCGGGAGTACCCATGGGCGCGCCGGCCTTCAAGTGCCGGGACCTTTTCGCCCGCCGGGGGGTGACGGTTTTTTCCTCCAATTACGCCCTCTACGGCGACATGTCGGCCCGGGTCATGAGCGTGTTGACCCGCATGGCCCCAAGCCTGGAGATCTATTCCATCGACGAGGCATTCCTGGACCTGACCGGGCTTCCCGGCGACGCGAGCGACCATGCCCGCCGCATCAAGGAGACGGTCGGCCGTTGGACGGGCATCCCGGTTTCCGTTGGCATCGGCCCTACCAAGACGCTGGCCAAGTTGGCCAACAGGATGGCCAAGATGCGGCCGGAATGCGGCGGGGTGTTCGATTTTTCGGCTTGGCCCGATCCTGCCCCCCTGCTCGAAAGCGTGCCGGTTGCGGAGGTCTGGGGCATCGGCCGCCGCCACGGGGAAAAGCTGGCCAAATTCGGCGTGGTCAACGCCCAGCAGTTTCGCGACCTGCCCCAGGTGTTCGTGCGCCGGCACATGACCGTGCAGGGCGTGCACACCCAGCTCGAACTGCGCGGCTTTTCCTGCATCGACCTGGAAAAGGCCCCGCCGCCGCCGCGCACGCTCATGTCCTCGCGCTCCTTCGGCGAGGCGGTGACGACCCTGGAGCCGCTCTCTGAGGCCGTGGCCTCCTATGTCGCCCGGGCGGCCGCCCGTCTGCGGGCAAGGCGCCTCGTGGCCGGGGGAATCGAAGTCTACGTCCGGACCTATGCCGACGCCTCGGGACGCCCGCCCTCTTCCGACATCGCCGCCGCCGCGCCCAAATCGCCCACGGCCCACACCGCAACGCTCATCGCCCTGGCCCAAGCCGCCCTGTCCGGCATCTTCCGGCCCGGCCAGCGCTACAAGAAGGCCGGGGTGATCCTCACCGGCCTCGAGCGCGAATCCGGCCGCCAGCTTTCCCTGCTCGACCCCGAGCCGGCAAACGCGGCCCGCGATGCCCGGCTCATGGCCACCCTGGACGCCATAAACGCCAAATGGGGCCGCGACACGTTGCGCTGCGCCGCCCAGGGAGCCGCGGCCACGGGGCAATCCTGGGCCATGCGCCAGAACATGCGCTCCCCGCGCTACACCACCGTCTGGGCCGAACTGCCCGTGGTGACCGCCGGCTGA
- the umuD gene encoding translesion error-prone DNA polymerase V autoproteolytic subunit has protein sequence MKLAIFGFERRAELGLPLYLSTVQAGFPSPAEDYIDKKLDLNEQLVRHPAATFFVRVDGDSMRDAGVASGDILVVDRAVEPRDGHIVIAALDGELTVKRLRRKNGQILLVPENPDYAPVAVGPEASFEVWGVVTYIIHKA, from the coding sequence GTGAAACTTGCAATATTCGGGTTCGAGCGGCGCGCGGAGCTGGGGCTGCCGCTCTACCTGTCCACGGTCCAGGCGGGATTTCCGTCGCCAGCCGAGGACTACATCGACAAGAAGCTCGATCTCAACGAGCAACTGGTGCGCCATCCGGCGGCCACCTTTTTCGTGCGTGTGGACGGCGATTCCATGCGTGACGCCGGGGTGGCGTCCGGCGACATTTTGGTGGTGGACCGGGCCGTGGAACCCCGCGACGGGCACATCGTCATCGCGGCCCTCGACGGCGAGCTGACGGTCAAACGGCTGCGACGCAAAAACGGCCAGATATTGCTTGTGCCCGAAAATCCCGACTATGCGCCGGTGGCCGTCGGCCCCGAGGCGTCCTTCGAGGTCTGGGGCGTGGTCACCTACATCATCCACAAGGCGTAA